Proteins encoded in a region of the Paenibacillus sp. E222 genome:
- a CDS encoding L-lactate dehydrogenase, with the protein MVNSAALKPSRVVIVGMGAVGTTTGYTLMLRQRSSELVFVDVNHDKATGEMLDMNHGLPFTGGVKVWAGDYSDCKDADIIIITAGASQKPGETRIDLLKKNASIFKEIIERITEVNSHGILLIATNPVDILSYTSWKQSGWPASRVIGSGTLLDSARFRYLIGKNKGIDPRSIHAHIIGEHGDSEVPVWSLANVAGTNLELDEETQQDIFDRTKNAAYEIINAKGATSYAIALALDRIVAAILGNEGSVLNVSTLLEDYNGVSDVYLGVPCVVDRNGVREILPLPLNETEKVAFQASANKLKEQIAGLE; encoded by the coding sequence ATGGTAAACAGTGCAGCGCTCAAACCAAGTCGTGTCGTTATTGTAGGCATGGGTGCGGTGGGAACAACAACAGGATACACGCTGATGTTAAGACAGCGTTCGTCCGAGTTGGTATTTGTGGATGTGAATCATGATAAGGCTACTGGCGAAATGCTGGATATGAACCACGGTCTCCCTTTTACCGGAGGCGTTAAAGTCTGGGCAGGCGATTACTCCGACTGCAAAGACGCAGACATCATTATTATTACAGCGGGTGCTTCCCAGAAACCAGGAGAAACTCGCATTGATCTGCTGAAGAAAAATGCAAGCATTTTCAAAGAGATCATTGAACGTATTACTGAAGTTAATTCCCATGGTATTCTTTTGATTGCAACGAATCCTGTAGATATTTTGTCCTATACCTCATGGAAACAAAGCGGATGGCCTGCTTCTCGCGTAATTGGTTCCGGTACGTTACTGGACAGTGCACGTTTCCGTTACCTGATTGGTAAAAACAAAGGAATTGATCCACGCAGCATTCACGCTCATATTATCGGGGAGCATGGCGATTCTGAAGTACCCGTATGGAGTCTCGCCAACGTTGCAGGAACGAATCTGGAGCTGGATGAAGAAACACAACAAGATATCTTCGACCGGACCAAAAATGCGGCTTATGAGATTATTAATGCCAAAGGAGCCACTTCCTATGCAATTGCGCTTGCTTTGGACCGAATTGTAGCTGCCATTCTGGGCAACGAAGGCTCCGTACTGAACGTATCCACATTGCTGGAAGATTATAATGGCGTATCAGATGTATATCTGGGTGTTCCATGTGTGGTTGATCGCAACGGCGTGCGTGAGATTCTGCCACTGCCTTTGAATGAGACGGAGAAAGTCGCTTTCCAGGCCTCTGCTAACAAATTAAAAGAACAAATCGCTGGATTGGAATAG
- a CDS encoding collagen-like protein yields MATLSTGPIENNPVSGVRPTQQLTIKIDNRDLVNNASILIQGFYLNGTRTLYALELISINPNQAITKNYFANLDVFEFVFTTSGVAEQQIEISVWGKNSAGQLVTPHRIVSSELLGANGTTGVTGVTGVTGATGDTGVTGTTGVTGVTGVSGVTGATGVTGVTGVTGVTGVTGVTGATGVTGVTGATGVTGATGATGDTGATGATGDTGVTGDTGATGVTGVTGVTGVTGVTGVTGVTGVTGVTGVTGDTGATGDTGASGDTGVTGATGITGVTGVTGVTGATGVTGATGVTGVTGVTGVTGATGITGVTGVTGDNGVTGTTGDTGVTGVTGATGVTGATGDTGATGDTGATGVTGATGVTGDTGATGVTGATGVTGDTGATGVTGVTGATGVTGDTGVTGATGVTGVTGVSGVTGVSGVTGATGVTGATGVTGATGATGVTGVSGVSGVTGVTGATGATGVTGATGVTGATGATGVTGATGVTGDTGVTGATGVTGVTGVTGVTGVTGVTGVTGVTGVTGATGITGVTGATGVTGVTGVTGATGVTGATGVTGVTGVTGATGITGVTGATGVTGATAVTGATGVTGATGVTGATGVTGVTGSTGTVDPTVAIVGVGPNVSSQFSELRTSEKTPIIELTSVYGLSNLRDIVTTLGAATVGSNNTEFQLSTTASGADTAILQSSERGRYESGYAGEAGIGVRLPVAPTGTQVVRWGFFDDQNGLFFGQSVANGIFVAVRRAGSDTIIPQASWNVDKLNGTGPSGATLSLAKGNIFQILYTWYGYGVIEFRVVIPDPTTLAQEVITVQRFSPTGQTSLADPNLPLRAEISNSGTASALNLFVGGRQYSIVGRYSPVFRITSERRTVTATGTLTPILAFQRKTTFPAGSGRTNSVSVKLEGIDLVTSDDIYYQIILGGTIDGAFAAFPTATTNIPNSETGLLVNSTLTTITGGQVLLQGLAAGVEGSARILASASLLNFQLPDTEFITLAVANLSGGTNSVTATFSVTEEW; encoded by the coding sequence ATGGCTACTTTATCAACTGGACCTATTGAGAATAATCCGGTTAGTGGCGTAAGGCCAACGCAACAGTTGACGATTAAGATCGATAATAGGGATCTGGTCAATAATGCGAGTATTTTGATTCAAGGATTTTATTTGAATGGGACCAGAACTCTGTACGCACTTGAACTAATTAGTATAAATCCAAATCAAGCAATTACGAAGAACTATTTTGCGAATCTAGATGTATTTGAATTTGTCTTTACAACAAGTGGTGTCGCAGAACAGCAAATAGAAATATCAGTATGGGGAAAAAATTCTGCAGGACAGCTTGTAACGCCTCACCGTATCGTATCCTCAGAATTGTTAGGAGCAAATGGCACAACGGGAGTAACGGGGGTTACTGGAGTTACTGGTGCTACCGGAGATACTGGGGTAACCGGAACTACCGGGGTCACTGGAGTCACTGGAGTTAGCGGAGTAACGGGAGCTACTGGGGTTACTGGGGTTACTGGAGTTACTGGGGTTACTGGGGTTACTGGGGTTACTGGAGCTACTGGTGTTACTGGAGTAACGGGAGCTACTGGTGTTACTGGAGCTACTGGTGCTACTGGAGATACTGGAGCTACTGGAGCTACTGGAGATACTGGGGTTACTGGAGATACTGGTGCTACTGGGGTTACTGGGGTTACCGGAGTTACCGGAGTTACTGGAGTTACTGGAGTTACTGGAGTTACTGGGGTTACCGGAGTTACTGGGGTTACTGGAGATACTGGTGCTACTGGAGATACTGGTGCTAGTGGAGATACTGGAGTAACTGGGGCTACTGGTATAACCGGAGTAACTGGAGTTACCGGAGTTACCGGAGCTACTGGGGTTACTGGAGCTACCGGGGTCACTGGAGTCACCGGAGTCACCGGAGTAACTGGAGCTACCGGGATCACTGGAGTCACCGGAGTTACTGGAGATAATGGAGTTACTGGTACTACTGGAGATACTGGGGTTACTGGAGTTACTGGAGCTACTGGGGTTACTGGTGCTACTGGAGATACTGGTGCTACTGGAGATACTGGTGCTACTGGAGTTACTGGTGCTACTGGGGTTACTGGAGATACTGGTGCTACTGGAGTTACTGGTGCTACTGGGGTTACTGGAGATACTGGAGCTACTGGGGTTACCGGAGTTACTGGAGCTACCGGGGTAACCGGAGATACCGGGGTAACGGGAGCTACTGGGGTTACCGGAGTCACTGGAGTTAGCGGAGTAACGGGAGTTAGCGGAGTAACGGGAGCTACTGGAGTAACTGGTGCTACCGGGGTTACTGGAGCTACTGGGGCTACCGGGGTTACTGGAGTTAGTGGAGTTAGTGGAGTAACGGGGGTTACTGGGGCTACCGGAGCTACTGGAGTTACCGGAGCTACCGGAGTTACTGGAGCTACCGGAGCTACTGGAGTTACTGGAGCTACCGGGGTAACCGGAGATACCGGGGTAACGGGAGCTACTGGGGTTACCGGAGTTACTGGAGTTACTGGAGTTACTGGAGTTACTGGAGTTACTGGAGTTACTGGAGTTACTGGAGTTACTGGTGCTACTGGGATTACTGGGGTTACTGGAGCTACTGGGGTTACTGGAGTTACTGGGGTTACTGGAGCTACCGGGGTCACCGGGGCTACCGGGGTCACCGGAGTTACTGGAGTTACTGGTGCTACTGGGATTACTGGGGTTACTGGAGCTACTGGGGTTACTGGAGCTACTGCGGTTACTGGAGCTACCGGGGTCACCGGGGCTACCGGGGTCACTGGAGCTACTGGAGTTACTGGGGTTACTGGTTCAACAGGCACAGTTGATCCTACTGTAGCTATAGTGGGGGTAGGCCCAAATGTTAGCTCTCAGTTTAGCGAATTAAGAACAAGTGAAAAAACGCCGATCATTGAATTGACTTCGGTGTATGGTCTATCTAACCTAAGAGACATCGTAACCACACTGGGAGCTGCAACGGTTGGAAGTAATAATACTGAGTTTCAATTAAGCACAACAGCATCTGGAGCAGATACTGCCATTCTACAAAGCTCAGAGAGAGGAAGATACGAGTCAGGGTATGCTGGAGAAGCAGGGATAGGTGTCCGGTTACCTGTTGCGCCTACTGGGACACAAGTGGTAAGATGGGGATTTTTTGATGACCAAAATGGCTTGTTTTTTGGTCAGAGTGTTGCAAATGGAATATTTGTAGCAGTTAGAAGAGCAGGTTCTGACACCATTATCCCTCAAGCATCCTGGAATGTTGATAAATTAAATGGAACAGGTCCTAGTGGAGCGACGCTTAGTCTGGCTAAGGGAAATATATTTCAAATTCTATATACTTGGTACGGGTATGGTGTCATTGAGTTTAGAGTCGTTATTCCTGATCCTACGACTTTAGCGCAAGAAGTAATTACCGTTCAGCGATTTTCACCAACCGGGCAAACGAGTCTGGCCGACCCTAATCTTCCTCTCCGTGCAGAAATTTCGAATAGTGGAACGGCCTCTGCACTTAATTTATTTGTTGGAGGAAGACAATATAGTATTGTGGGTAGATATAGTCCCGTATTCAGAATTACTTCTGAAAGAAGAACCGTAACTGCAACAGGAACCCTTACACCGATATTAGCCTTCCAAAGAAAAACAACCTTCCCAGCAGGTTCGGGCAGAACGAATTCAGTCAGTGTAAAACTTGAAGGGATCGACCTTGTAACATCAGATGATATTTACTACCAGATCATATTAGGTGGAACAATTGATGGAGCCTTTGCAGCTTTTCCAACGGCAACGACGAATATTCCAAACTCGGAGACAGGTCTGTTAGTAAATAGTACGCTAACGACCATTACTGGAGGTCAAGTACTATTGCAAGGCTTAGCAGCTGGAGTTGAAGGAAGTGCCAGAATTTTAGCTTCTGCTTCATTATTGAATTTTCAATTACCAGACACTGAATTTATCACACTGGCTGTAGCCAACTTAAGTGGCGGTACGAATTCTGTCACAGCAACCTTTAGTGTCACTGAAGAATGGTAG
- a CDS encoding tyrosine-type recombinase/integrase — protein sequence MMTEEIQEQYADELEAFHIWMKDAGYTGHTVKSYTGDVAEFLVSIHGKSLEQVKKLHVLSFLSRARERGVSDSTRNRKHAAVNCFYKSLIELELVTNNPAFGIKKSKTEQNRAPVFLDESGLERFLQSVEGKYRTRNLAIFLLMGYMGLRVGEVHALNCKDYNAERRTLDVFGKGRKWRTLPVPETVAELLSQALQERVDPWRAKEEALFVSQKGKRLSIRSIQLISTETFERFQQESASNQRVNYSSHKLRHSFATMMLRRGADLRTVQELLGHSSIQTTTVYTHVTSREKEEAMALLDVKLPAFVADM from the coding sequence ATGATGACCGAAGAGATTCAGGAGCAATACGCCGATGAGCTTGAAGCTTTTCATATATGGATGAAAGATGCGGGCTACACGGGACATACGGTAAAATCATACACAGGTGACGTTGCTGAATTTCTCGTCTCTATTCATGGGAAGTCATTGGAGCAGGTCAAAAAACTTCATGTGTTATCTTTCTTATCCCGAGCTCGGGAAAGAGGGGTCAGTGACTCGACGCGGAATCGAAAACACGCAGCGGTGAACTGTTTTTATAAGTCATTGATTGAGCTTGAATTGGTGACCAATAACCCGGCTTTCGGAATCAAGAAATCCAAAACCGAGCAAAATCGTGCCCCCGTCTTCCTTGACGAAAGCGGTTTGGAACGATTTTTGCAATCGGTGGAGGGCAAATATCGTACACGAAACCTGGCTATTTTTCTACTCATGGGATACATGGGATTGCGGGTCGGAGAGGTGCATGCCTTGAACTGCAAAGACTATAATGCGGAACGGCGCACGCTGGACGTTTTCGGTAAGGGCCGAAAATGGCGTACATTGCCTGTGCCAGAGACCGTTGCCGAACTGTTATCCCAGGCTCTTCAGGAGCGAGTGGATCCATGGCGGGCGAAAGAAGAGGCATTATTCGTCTCGCAAAAGGGGAAACGATTGTCGATTCGCAGTATTCAGCTTATATCGACCGAAACCTTTGAACGCTTTCAGCAGGAATCAGCCTCCAATCAGCGTGTGAACTACTCCAGTCATAAACTGCGTCACTCATTCGCGACCATGATGCTTAGACGTGGAGCAGATCTGCGAACGGTTCAGGAGCTGCTGGGTCACTCCTCCATTCAAACGACCACGGTGTACACCCACGTAACCAGTCGTGAGAAGGAAGAAGCGATGGCCTTGCTGGATGTCAAACTTCCCGCGTTTGTGGCTGATATGTAA
- a CDS encoding amino acid permease: MNQNQNRSSLFRKKPIATGDNESNMLKRVLGPLDLMTLGVGAIIGTGIFVLTGVAAAKYAGPGLVLSFLLAGIICAFAALCYSEFASSVPASGSAYTYSYTAFGEVIAWILGWDLILEYGFASAAVASGWSGYFQTLLSGFGLQIPHALTSAFSPEKGTYFDVTAAAITLIITFLLTRGVKEAARANGIMVAIKIIVVLIFIGVGVFYVQPDNWQPFLPFGISGVTAGAATVFFAYIGFDAVSTAAEEVKRPQRDLPIGIIASLAICTVLYIVVSLILTGMVPFHMLNVSDPVAFAFEFVQLKGLSWIVSLGAITGITTVLLVMMYGQTRLLYSMSRDGLLSPVFSKVSGKSQTPATGTWVAGIIVALFSGFISLGHLAELTNIGTLFAFAVVSLGIIVLRKNNPELTRGFRVPLVPLIPILSAVGCMYLMTRLAALTWITFFGWLIIGLIIYFAYGRHHSHLNPARRISDSFKTTKGK; encoded by the coding sequence ATGAATCAAAACCAGAATCGATCTTCCCTGTTTAGAAAAAAGCCGATTGCCACCGGAGATAACGAAAGCAATATGTTGAAAAGGGTGCTTGGCCCATTGGATCTGATGACTCTAGGGGTAGGTGCGATTATCGGTACGGGTATCTTTGTACTCACAGGCGTTGCTGCCGCAAAATATGCAGGTCCCGGTTTGGTACTGTCTTTTCTGCTGGCAGGTATTATCTGCGCCTTCGCTGCTTTGTGTTACTCGGAGTTTGCATCCAGTGTGCCTGCTTCAGGAAGTGCGTATACGTATAGCTATACCGCTTTTGGCGAAGTCATTGCCTGGATTCTTGGGTGGGATCTTATTCTGGAGTATGGATTTGCGAGTGCGGCTGTTGCCAGCGGCTGGTCTGGATATTTTCAAACGTTATTGTCCGGATTCGGGTTGCAAATCCCCCATGCGCTCACCAGTGCATTTAGTCCCGAAAAAGGAACCTATTTTGATGTCACCGCAGCGGCGATCACATTAATCATTACATTCCTGCTCACCCGTGGGGTGAAAGAGGCTGCTCGTGCCAACGGAATCATGGTAGCGATTAAAATTATCGTGGTGCTGATCTTTATCGGTGTGGGTGTGTTCTATGTACAGCCAGATAACTGGCAACCGTTTCTTCCGTTTGGCATCTCAGGGGTAACCGCAGGGGCAGCAACAGTATTTTTTGCTTACATTGGTTTCGATGCGGTATCCACAGCTGCGGAAGAAGTGAAACGTCCTCAACGGGACTTGCCGATCGGTATTATTGCATCCCTTGCAATCTGCACCGTACTTTACATCGTGGTATCGTTAATCCTGACAGGAATGGTGCCCTTTCACATGTTGAATGTGAGCGATCCGGTTGCTTTTGCCTTTGAATTTGTGCAGTTGAAGGGCTTGTCCTGGATTGTTTCGCTTGGAGCGATTACGGGAATTACCACGGTATTACTTGTTATGATGTATGGTCAGACACGTTTGCTTTATTCCATGTCACGGGACGGACTGTTGTCTCCGGTATTCTCCAAAGTCAGTGGCAAAAGCCAAACACCTGCTACGGGAACTTGGGTTGCTGGAATCATCGTCGCTTTATTCTCGGGATTCATCTCACTTGGCCATCTGGCAGAGTTGACCAACATCGGAACACTGTTCGCTTTCGCGGTTGTGAGTCTGGGGATTATCGTATTGCGGAAAAACAACCCGGAACTGACAAGGGGATTCCGCGTGCCTTTGGTTCCACTGATTCCTATTCTAAGTGCTGTTGGCTGTATGTATCTCATGACACGTCTTGCGGCTCTGACTTGGATTACGTTTTTCGGCTGGTTGATTATTGGTTTAATCATCTACTTTGCCTACGGTCGTCATCACAGTCATTTGAATCCGGCACGGCGTATATCGGACTCGTTCAAAACAACAAAGGGGAAATAG
- a CDS encoding amidohydrolase family protein: MGTSYLLKNGCVLSMDSSVGQYKRADVLIEDSLITAIQPDLSCTEAEVIDASEMIILPGLVDTHRHVWESLVKTAGTNWSLPVYLQNLYYGAMGSKLRPQDSYIANLLGSLEALNAGVTTLLDWSMPYSPEHTDELIRGLQDAGIRSVFAYGVPGETTYWNRESQLTYSNDVRRIKEQYFSSRDQLLTFGLAIRGPEFSHWDTTVKEIQLAQELDAICSMHVGFGSWGSVDRSISKMYEAGLLSPSLNVVHGNTMDTDEYKMLADSGASLSVTPEVEMMMGHGYPATGYFLEHGGTPTLGVDVVTSTGGDMFSQMKFALQAERSRGNEQLLQQCEMPGELNLQSSQVLRFATSAGAKALGLERKIGTLTPGKEADLIMIRTTDLNLFPVHDPVGAVVQFANPSNVDTVFVAGRPVKREGKLLHVDLNEVRRKALDSKEYLLSQYRMSDAERIVFS, encoded by the coding sequence GTGGGGACAAGTTATCTACTGAAAAATGGTTGTGTATTGTCTATGGATTCGTCGGTGGGTCAATATAAGCGGGCGGACGTTCTCATTGAGGATTCTCTTATTACTGCTATTCAGCCTGATCTGAGTTGCACGGAAGCGGAAGTGATAGATGCATCGGAGATGATCATACTCCCTGGACTTGTAGATACGCACAGGCATGTGTGGGAGTCGCTTGTAAAAACAGCGGGAACGAACTGGTCACTGCCGGTCTATCTGCAAAATCTCTACTATGGGGCGATGGGAAGTAAACTCCGGCCACAAGACAGCTATATCGCCAATTTGCTAGGTTCATTGGAAGCGCTTAACGCAGGAGTGACCACGCTACTTGACTGGAGTATGCCGTATTCACCGGAGCACACGGATGAACTGATTCGCGGACTTCAGGATGCGGGGATTCGGTCGGTTTTCGCTTATGGTGTACCGGGTGAGACTACCTACTGGAACAGAGAGAGCCAGCTGACGTATTCGAATGATGTGAGAAGAATCAAGGAACAGTATTTTTCCTCACGGGATCAGTTGCTTACGTTCGGCCTAGCTATTCGTGGACCGGAGTTCAGCCATTGGGATACCACAGTGAAGGAAATTCAGCTTGCCCAAGAGCTGGATGCGATATGTTCCATGCATGTTGGCTTTGGAAGCTGGGGATCTGTAGATCGTTCGATAAGTAAAATGTATGAGGCTGGTTTACTGAGCCCAAGTCTGAACGTCGTACACGGTAATACGATGGATACGGATGAGTATAAAATGTTGGCCGATAGCGGCGCCTCACTGTCTGTTACACCGGAAGTGGAGATGATGATGGGGCACGGGTATCCGGCAACGGGGTACTTTCTCGAACATGGAGGAACTCCAACGCTCGGAGTGGATGTTGTAACATCAACAGGTGGGGATATGTTCTCCCAGATGAAATTTGCACTTCAGGCCGAGCGTTCCAGAGGCAATGAACAACTTTTGCAACAATGTGAAATGCCTGGGGAGCTAAATCTGCAATCCAGTCAAGTGCTAAGATTTGCAACTTCTGCTGGAGCAAAGGCTCTGGGACTTGAAAGAAAGATAGGCACACTTACGCCAGGTAAAGAAGCAGATCTGATTATGATCCGAACCACCGACCTTAATTTGTTCCCGGTGCATGATCCGGTTGGAGCCGTCGTTCAATTTGCCAATCCATCGAATGTGGATACCGTGTTTGTAGCAGGTCGGCCCGTGAAGCGTGAAGGCAAGCTGCTGCATGTCGATCTGAACGAGGTTCGTCGGAAGGCTTTGGACAGCAAGGAATATCTGCTATCTCAATATCGGATGTCGGATGCAGAGCGAATTGTATTTTCATAA
- a CDS encoding CGNR zinc finger domain-containing protein: protein MDRLWTDFVNSDYHDWRGGDRSEDRVGKTEWQQGFLKQWQLNASVPASSEEEEALRNFRNELQALATRLSEGNPLSSKDQEWLNAKMKEGQVIRRLNAGDEGLKLSLIPVGTRWQQVMAEVAADFAITVVEGDGGRIRICDNADCRWIFYDDTRSRTQKYCDDKMCGNLMKVRRFRAKRKKEQQQE from the coding sequence ATGGATAGACTATGGACTGATTTTGTGAACAGTGATTACCACGACTGGCGTGGTGGGGATCGTTCAGAGGACAGGGTTGGCAAAACCGAATGGCAGCAAGGATTTCTTAAACAATGGCAACTGAATGCATCTGTACCTGCTTCTTCTGAAGAGGAGGAAGCCTTGAGAAACTTTAGAAATGAATTGCAGGCTCTTGCAACTCGTTTATCTGAAGGAAATCCATTATCGAGCAAAGATCAGGAATGGCTTAACGCCAAGATGAAGGAAGGTCAAGTCATAAGAAGACTGAACGCTGGAGATGAGGGACTGAAACTTTCACTTATTCCTGTGGGAACTCGTTGGCAGCAGGTCATGGCAGAGGTCGCAGCCGATTTTGCAATCACAGTAGTTGAAGGGGATGGGGGAAGAATTCGTATCTGTGACAATGCAGATTGTCGCTGGATTTTCTATGACGATACACGCAGTAGAACCCAGAAATATTGTGATGACAAGATGTGTGGTAATCTGATGAAGGTTAGAAGGTTTCGGGCAAAACGGAAGAAGGAACAGCAGCAAGAGTAG
- a CDS encoding DinB family protein — MTTTATELLLIQKDDTWDQCNWIVPLSKAIEGLTAEQATWVPSSGGLSIWQLVNHMYYYNHRLLSRIQGKTPSGTPAENNESTFGDPGDPSDTTGWSTLMQNTTLLAGQLRDQLASLEESDLEASYMNTDEKWAHALARWLLHDAYHAGQIVLLRRQQGSWNIIF; from the coding sequence ATGACTACAACAGCAACAGAACTATTGCTCATTCAGAAAGATGATACCTGGGATCAATGTAACTGGATTGTGCCTTTATCCAAGGCAATCGAAGGACTGACTGCTGAACAGGCAACCTGGGTTCCATCATCCGGTGGATTAAGCATCTGGCAGTTGGTCAACCATATGTATTACTATAATCATCGTTTGTTGAGTCGCATTCAGGGCAAAACACCCTCCGGTACACCTGCCGAAAACAATGAATCCACCTTTGGAGATCCTGGCGACCCTTCCGATACCACTGGCTGGAGTACACTTATGCAAAATACAACACTATTAGCCGGACAGCTTCGTGATCAGCTCGCTTCATTAGAAGAATCTGATCTTGAAGCCTCTTACATGAATACGGATGAAAAATGGGCACATGCACTTGCCCGCTGGCTGCTCCACGATGCGTATCATGCAGGACAGATTGTATTACTACGCAGACAACAGGGAAGCTGGAATATCATATTCTAA
- a CDS encoding DMT family transporter, translating into MEKTQHASTVYLKERSNTGFWLVVLGAALWGVDPLFRIILLKTMTSTQIVLVEHIIVSLVAIPVLWKFRADLKNLRARHWIAVIFISWGGSALATVLFTLALTHNDPNTVLLLQKMQPLFAIVLAKLLLKETLPRRFGGLFIIALAGTYLLTFGFTLPLGNWNNWIHAGSLLSLGAAALWGGSTVMGRLMLGQTRYETVTSLRFVVALPLLIFMTWNEGAAWTFPSATGEQAAVALNILGQALLPGLLSLLLYYKGLSSTKASVATLAELSFPMAGVLVNWIAFRTLITWEQLLGFILIWIALFAISKQQERSATPADGAPKLRTN; encoded by the coding sequence ATGGAAAAGACCCAACATGCATCAACAGTTTACCTCAAGGAACGAAGCAATACCGGATTCTGGCTCGTCGTGCTTGGCGCCGCCCTCTGGGGTGTAGATCCGCTGTTCCGCATTATTTTGCTTAAAACGATGACCTCCACTCAGATTGTACTGGTGGAACATATTATTGTCAGCCTTGTAGCTATTCCCGTGTTATGGAAGTTCCGGGCTGATCTGAAAAACCTGCGTGCACGGCACTGGATTGCCGTGATCTTTATCTCCTGGGGAGGATCTGCTCTCGCTACAGTATTGTTTACCCTTGCGCTCACGCATAACGATCCCAACACGGTTTTGTTATTGCAAAAGATGCAGCCGCTATTTGCGATTGTTCTGGCTAAGCTTTTGTTGAAAGAAACATTGCCTCGTCGCTTCGGTGGACTGTTTATCATAGCACTTGCAGGAACATACCTGCTCACGTTCGGATTCACTCTTCCCCTTGGCAACTGGAACAATTGGATTCATGCAGGCAGCCTGTTATCACTGGGTGCAGCTGCCTTGTGGGGCGGTTCAACGGTTATGGGGCGGCTGATGCTGGGGCAAACCCGTTATGAAACGGTCACCTCCCTGCGCTTTGTCGTAGCCTTGCCACTGCTGATCTTTATGACGTGGAACGAAGGTGCTGCCTGGACATTCCCTTCCGCTACAGGTGAACAGGCGGCTGTGGCACTTAATATTCTGGGTCAGGCCTTACTGCCAGGCTTACTGAGTCTTCTGTTATATTACAAAGGTCTCTCTTCCACCAAGGCCTCAGTTGCAACACTTGCAGAACTGAGCTTCCCGATGGCCGGTGTACTGGTAAACTGGATTGCATTCCGTACTTTAATTACCTGGGAGCAGCTGTTGGGTTTCATCCTCATCTGGATCGCCCTATTCGCCATCTCCAAACAGCAAGAACGCTCAGCGACTCCGGCTGATGGTGCACCAAAGCTTCGTACAAATTAA